The DNA region CCCGTCCGGTATTGAACTCAATCAGAACATCAACGTCACTGTCGGGTCTGAAGTCAGATCTAAGAGCCGAGCCAAAAATCGCAAGACGCTTTATGCCGCGGGCTTTGCAAAACTCGGCAATCTTCTCTTTCGGAACTGGAATTTGAACCTCCATGAGACCAATTATAACAGGGTTTTCCTGTTTGTGTTTCAATATCAGCTCCCGTAGAGTGTTATAATACACCATCTGTTGCTATGGAACGACTGAAACTCCTTATAA from Candidatus Dadabacteria bacterium includes:
- a CDS encoding nucleotidyltransferase family protein, with translation MEVQIPVPKEKIAEFCKARGIKRLAIFGSALRSDFRPDSDVDVLIEFNTGRVPGLFGIARMEIELSGILGDRKVDLRTPGDLSRYFRDDVVKEAQVQYEQK